GAGTACAACACCAAGCGGCCGCAGGCCGTCGTGGTCGACCTGCCGAAGAAGACCGTCACCACCGAGATCAACACCCCGTACGCGGGTGCCAACGAGTGGTGGAGCGGCAGCGCCGACAACCTCAACGTCTCGCTGGTGCGCGACGTCGACCTGACCGGCAAGTCGGCGGCCACGCTGACCGCCAAGGCCTGGTACGACATCGAGCAGGACTACGACTACGGCTACGCCGAGGTCTCCACCGACGGCGGCGCCCACTGGACCGCGCTCGACGGCACCTTCAACGGCACCGCGCTGCAGAAGGACGGCGCCAACGCGCCGGCCCTCACCGGCAACTCGGGCGGCAAGTGGGGCGACGTCTCCTACCCGCTGAACGCCTACGCCGGCAAGGCCGTCAAGGTCCGCTTCCACTACACCACCGACGGCGGCCTGCACCTCAAGGGCCTCGCGCTGGACAACATCGCGGTCACCGCCGACGGCTCCGCGCTGTTCTCCGACGACGCCGAGCAGGGTGACAACGGCTGGACGGCCACCGGCTTCTCGCGCATCGCGGGCAAGTTCTCCAACGAGTACGCCCAGTACTACATCGCCGAGAACCGTCAGTACGTGTCCTACGACACCACGCTGAAGACCGGTCCGTACGTCTTCGGCTCCACCACCCGTCCGAACTGGGTCGACCACTACCAGAACCAGAACGGCATCCTGATCTGGCTGTGGGACACCTCGCAGTCCGACAACAACGTCACCGGTCACCCGGGCGCCGGTCTGATCCTCCCGATCGACTCGCACCCGACCCCGCTGAAGTGGACCGACGGCACCCTCATGCGCTCGCGCCTGCAGGGCTACGACTCGCCGTTCGGCCTGGACCGCACCGACGGTCTGTCCCTGCACCGGGCCGACGTGCTCACCAAGATCCCGGCCGCGCGTGGCGTCAGCACCTTCGACGACCACAACAAGTCGTACTGGGACGCTTCGACCCCGTTCAGCAGCGTGAAGGTCCCGGACACCCGTACCGCGATCGACGTGCTGTGGAACAGCTCGAACAACCTGGAGGCCATCCTCATGGTGAGGCCGACCTTCTGACCCTCCATCGGATGACGCACATCTGACGGTGCACCGGCCCGGCTCCCCTGCGGGGAGCCGGGCCGGTGCGCGTCCGGCTAGGGCTTGAGCAGGGCCAGGAGGGCGGTCACGGCCTCGACCACCTCGTCGCCGCTCCACTCCGTCGCCGGGCCCGCGACGGTGACCTCGGTCATCGACCGGCCGGGCACGGCGGAGGGCGCCCAGTGGCCGAACAGGGCCAGGCCCTGCTCCTCGGCGAGCCGCAGGCCCGCCTCGGCCAGCGCGTCGGCACCGTACGGCAGCCACAGCTGGAACTGGTGGGTGTGCGGGGGCGACGGGTTGACCCGTGCGCCGGGGATCGTGGCCAGCGCCGCTGCGATCTCCCGCGCGTGCGTCACATATCCCTCCAGCAGCGGGAGTTCTCGCTCCAGACCGGCGAGCGCACTGAGGGCGGCAGGCCACTGCCGGAAGATCTGGCCGCCGTAGCGGTGGCGCCACACCCGGGCCTCGCGGACGAACGCCCCGTCACCGGCGAGCAGTGCCCCGCTGAGACCGCCGAGGGTCTTGTAGCAGGACACGTAGACCGAGTCGGCGAGCGCGCAGATCTCCGGCAGGGAGTGGCCGAGGTGGGGCGTGGACTCCCACAGCCGCGCACCGTCGAGGTGGACCCGGGCGCCGAGTTCGCGAGCCGCGCCGACCGTCGCTGTCAGTTCGGACCAGGTCGGCAGGACGAAGCCCGCGTCGCGCAGCGGGAGTTCCAGCGCCACCGTGCCGAAGTGCTCTTCACAGGAGCGCAGTTCGTCCGGCGTGGGCAGCCGGGGCTCAGCGGTCGGCCAGACGGTGTGCAGCCCGGTGAGCCGGGTCAGGGCGCGCCGCTCGTGCACCTCCGGGTGGGCGAGCGGGTGCATCGCCACGACCCGGCTGCCGGTCCGGTCCGCCCAGTACCGCAGGGCGACCTGCTGGGCCATCGTGCCGGTCGGGAAGAAGGCCGCGTCCGGCAGGCCGAGCAGGGCGGCGACCCGCTCCTCCAGGGCGCGCACCACGCCGTCGCCGTAGACGTCGGGCCGCTGGTCGAGGTCGTAGCCGGGATCCGGGCCGTCGGCGAGCGCCGCCAGTCCTTCCCGGAGAGACTGCGGCCGAGTGCCGGAGAGCAGCCGGCCGGCGGAGCGGTAGGCGGCGAAGCGCCGTTGCTGGAAGTCGTTCGTCACCCCACGATCTTCGCCCACGCCGCGGGGCGGCCGCCCGACGGGCCGGGCCGCACCGCCCGCGCCGCCCGCACCGTGCCGCCGCTCGGTGCGGACCGGCAGGCGCGATCCGCCCAGCCGGGCGTGACCCGGCTCACGATTGGCCGGGAGGCATCAGGGGTAACCCGGTGGCGATGGTCACAGGGCCACCCCCGGTACGAGCGAGCGTAGTAGCAGGCCGGGCGCCCGGGGCCAGTCGGTGGCGGCCGGGGGTGCGCGGGCGGGCGGCGGTTACGACGGGCCGTCGTAGGTCACACCGTTTGGGGCGCGGCGGGCGAGCGATTACACCGGAGGAGTCCCCGCTCAGGGAGCCCCGAGGCTCCGCTGGAGCACTGCCCCCTTCTGCGAGGTCTCCCCCATGCGCACGCTCTCCGACGCCGCCCGCCGGCTCGCCCGTTCCGCCGCCGACACCCTTCAGTCCCGCTCCGCGACGTCCTCCGTGCTCTCCGGCGGCTTCCGCCTGGACGCGGCCGGACTGCGCAAGCACCGGGCCACGGTGGCCTCCGGCGGTGTCGCCGCGCTGGCGCTGGGCGCGCTGCTGATGCCGGGGCACGCCGCGGCGCAGACCACCGTCCGGCCGACCATCCCCGGCAGCTCGGTGTTCACCGCGGCAGCAGCGCCGCACCAGGAGGAGCGCCTCGTCCAGGTCGGCGAGCCGAGCACCTACAAGCAGCCCCGCTCCGCGTCCGCACAGGACGCCGTGGGGGTCGCGCACAACCTGGCGCCGGCCGAGCAGCCGCAGCCCGCCCAGCCGGCCGCCCAGCCCCAGCAGCAGGCCCCCCAGCAGGCCCAGCCGCAGCAGCCGGCCGCCCCGGCGCCGCAGCAGCAGTCCGCGCCCGGCTGGTCCTCGCCGGCGCCCGGCGCGCCGACCAGCAACCCGTACCACCGGATCAACCACAGCTACGCGGCCGGTTTCCACACCGGTGTGGACTTCGCGGTGCGCACCGGCACCCCGCTGGTCTCCGTCGGCGACGCCACCGTGGTCTCCGCCGGCTGGGCGGGCGCCTACGGCAACCAGGTCGTGCTGAAGCTCTCGGACGGCCACTTCGCCCAGTACGCGCACATGTCGAAGCTCGCCGTGCACGCCGGCCAGCACGTGCACGCCGGCGACCGGGTCGGCCTGTCCGGCAGCACCGGCAACTCGACCGGGCCGCACCTGCACTTCGAGATCCGCACCGCCAACCGGTACGGCGCCGTGATCGACCCGATCGCGTACCTGAGCGCGCACGGCGCGACCAACTTCTGAGCCGCGCCACCGAGTGCAACAGGGCAGGGACGTCCGGACGACCGGGCGCCCCTGCGGCCGGCTCAGGCGCCAGCCGGCTCGATCCGGGAGGCGATCTCCAGGGCGACGTCCAGGGCGGCCTCGACGGCCTCGGCGATGTTCTCCACCCGGCCCGCGGCGCAGGGGTCCTGGCCCTCCTCGGGCTGCTCGTCCTGCTTGAGCAGGAAGAGCGCCGAGTGGATCGAGAAGAGCGTCATGGTGGCGCGCAGCCGGTCCCGGAAGTCGGCGTTCGGGCCCTGGACGAGGCGGATCATCGCCAGCATCCGCTGCTTGAACTCCAGGCCGGCGGGCGACTCGCGGAGCGCCGGCTGGTTCTCGTGGAAGAAGCGGAGCAGCGGCGCGCGCTCGACCATGCCGGCCGCGAACCGGCGGACCAGTTCGTCCCGCAGTTCGGGGGACCACGGCTTGCCCTCGCCCCAGGCGATGGTGTCGTCGATGGGGGCGGACATCGTCTCGACGATGCCGTGGACGATGTCGTCCTTGGTCTTGAAGTGGTAGTACAGCGCGGCCTTGGTCACGCCGAGGCGGTCCGCGATCTCCCGCAGCGAGGTCTTCTCGTAGCCCTGTGACGCGAAGAGCTCCAAGGCCACCTCGACGATCCGCGCGCGGGTGTCGCTACGGGGGCTCTGCGTCGTACTCATCGCTGGCTGGCCTGCCTCGTGACTGGCGAGATGGGGTGGCGGGTGCGCACCGGCCCGGGGGCGCACCCGGGGCGCGTCGTCGCTGCCCGCGGGCCTGTCTCCGAAACCGGCTTGACGCCCGGCTGGGTAACAACTTACCGTGCCGAGCGACGATTCACTAGCCGGTCGTCAAGTAAGTGAGCCGCGGGACACGCGGCCGAGCTCTGCTCTCCGGGGAGACGCACCATGTCACAACAGCAGGTCGAGGCCGCCGCGGACGAACCCGCGGCCGCCCAGGACCCCACCGAACCCGCCCCGCGCTCACCGCGCGAGATCCGCCTGGTGATGGTCGGGCTCGTGGTCACCATGCTGCTGGCCATGCTCGACAACCTGATCGTCGGCACCGCGATGCCCACCATCGTCGGCGACCTCGGCGGCGCCGAGCACCTGTCGTGGGTGGTCACCGCCTACACCCTGGCGACCGCCGCCTCCACCCCGATCTGGGGCAAGCTCGGCGACCTGCTCGGCCGCAAGGGCACCTTCCTCACCTCGATCGTGATCTTCCTGGTGGGCTCCGCGCTCTCCGGCCTGTCCCAGACCATGGGCCAGCTGATCGCCTTCCGCGCCGTCCAGGGCCTCGGCGCCGGCGGTCTGATGGTCGGCGTGATGTCGATCATGGGTGCGCTCATCCCGCCGCGCGACCGCGGCAAGTACCAGGGCATGTTCGCCGCCGTGATGGCGCTCGCGACCATCGGCGGCCCGCTCATCGGCGGCTTCATCACCGACCACCTGTCCTGGCACTGGACGTTCTACATCAACCTGCCGCTCGGCATCGTCGCGCTCGCCGTCGTCGTGGTGACCCTGCACCTGCCGAAGGTCCGCACCAAGGCGAAGATCGACTACCTGGGCGCGCTGCTGCTCACCGTCGGCATCACCTCGCTCGTGCTGATCACCACCTGGGGCGGCCAGCAGTACGCCTGGGGCTCCAAGGAGATCCTGGGCCTGGGCGCACTCGCCGCCGCCACCCTGATCGGCTTCTGCTACGTCGAGCAGCGGGTCGAGGAGCCGATGCTCCCGCTCGGCCTCTTCAAGAACCGCAACTTCGCGGCCGTCTCGGTGATCGGCTTCATCGTCGGTTTCGCGATGTTCGGCGCGGTCACCTTCCTCCCGCTGTACCAGCAGACCGTCCAGGGCGCCTCGGCGACCAACTCCGGCCTGCTGCTGATGCCGATGATGTTCGGCATGCTGGTGATCTCGCTGGTGGTCGGCCAGGCCATCACCAAGACCGGCAAGTACCGCATCTACCCGATCATCGGCACCGCGGTGATGGCGGGCGGCTCGCTGCTGCTCTCCACCCTCGGCACCGACACCAGCCGCTTCACCTCGGCCTGCTACATGATCGTGCTCGGCGCCGGCATGGGCTTCCTGATGCAGGTCACCATGCTGGTCGCGCAGAACAGCGTCGAGCTGAAGGACATGGGCGTCGCCTCGTCCACCGCGACCCTGTTCCGCACCATCGGCGGCTCGTTCGGTGTCGCGCTGTTCGGCGCGATCTTCACCAGCCGGGTCACCTCGACCATGAAGGACCGCCTCGGCGCGGCCGGTGCGGCCAAGGGCGGCGGCAAGGGCAGCCTGAGCTCGATGAGCCCGGAAGCGCTGCGCAAGCTGGACCCGCGCGTCCAGGACGCCTACCACCACGCGGTCTCCAACGGCATCCACACCGTCTTCCTGTGGGGTGCGGTGATCAGCCTGGTCGCCGTCGCCGCCGCGCTCTTCCTGCGCGAGGTGGCGCTGCGCGGCTCAGGCTCCGGCGAGAAGGCCGAGCCGCAGCTCGAAGCGGTCTGATCCGCAGCATCACCGCGGCCCCGGGGCAACCCGGGGCCGGTGCAACGGCGAGGGCCCGCCCGGTCGTGGTGACCGGGCGGGCCCTCGCCGTCATCGGACCCTGGGGCCTCCGCCCCCGAGTCCTCTGCCACTGAGGCGGTACCCGATCAGCGCGGCAGCCGGTAGACCCCCTGGGCGACCGGCTCCACCAGACCGTCGGCGACGAGTCCGTCCAACGCCCGGGCCCGCTGGACGGCGTCCGGCCAGACCTCGTCGAGCCGGGCCTGCGGCACCTCGCCATGCGCGTCCCGCAGCACCGCGAGCAGCCGCCCGCGGGCCTGCCGGTCGGTGCCCTCGTACGTCTGCCCGCGGCGCGCCGGGCCCTCGTACGGCGGGCGGCCGGCGCGCTGCCAGGCGCAGCGGTCGAACAGCGGGCAGGCCCCGCACTCCGGGCCACGGGCCGTGCAGACCAGCGCTCCCAGTTCCATCACCGCGACCGCCCAGGTGGCCGCCGTCTCGGGGGTGGCCGGCAGGTACTCGGCGGCCGTGCGCCGCTCGGCCGCGGTGGTCGCCTGCGCCGGGTACTCCACCCCGGTCACCGCGCGGGCGAAGACCCGGCGGACGTTGGTGTCCAGCACGACGTGCCGCTGCCGGAAGGCGAAGGAGGCGACGGCCGCCGCCGTGTACTCCCCGACCCCGGGCAGGGCGAGCAGGGCGGCGTGGTCGTCCGGCACCCGGCCGCCGTGCTGCTCGGTGATCGCCACGGCCGCGGCGTGCAGCCGCAGGGCCCGGCGCGGGTAGCCGAGGCGGCCCCACATCCGGACGGCCTCGCCGGGAGCGTCCGCGGCCAGGTCCGCCGGGGTGGGCCAGCGCTCCAGCCAGGCGGCGTACGCGGGCAGCACCCGCTTCACCGGGGTCTGCTGGAGCATGAACTCGCTGACCATCACCGCCCACGGCGAGGCGGACGCCGTCCGCCAGGGGAGGTCGCGGGCGTTGGCCCCGTACCAGTCGAGGACCGTCGCGTGCAGCTCGCCGTGCCATGTGGTCGGCGGTGCGGCGCCGGGTGCCGCGGGCGGTGCGGCGGGCGAGGGGGTGGCGGGCGACGGAGGGGAGGTGATGGCAGCCATGACGCTCCGATCCTCCCACGGCCGGAGACCGGCGGGCGGCCGAACGACGGGCGACCGGACGGCGGGGAGCCGTCCGGGCCCCGAGGGTCACAGCCCGAGGTCGTCGAGCTCCTTGAGCAGGGCCGCCCGGGAGCTGTCCGCCGAGGTCGCGGGGGTCGCCGACTGACCGGGCACCGCGGCACCGGCGGAGCGGGCCGACCGGAGGGACAGCGCCGACGGCCCCGACCGGGCAGCCGGGCCGCGGCCACCGGTCCGGCCCCGGTCACGGAAGAGCCAGGCCCCCGCCAGACCGCCGACCAGCCCGCCCAGGTGCGCCAGCCAGCTGACCCCGGGAGTGCCCGGCACCGCCGTGGTGAGGATGTACGCGAAGGAGGCGCCCATCACGAGGCCGATGAGGCTGTCGATCAGATTCCGGTCGATCAGGCCGCGCAGCACGACGTACCCGAAGTACCCGTAGATCACACCGCTCGCGCCGACCGTGACCACCGTGTCCCGCTCGAAGAGCCAGACCGCGGCACCGCTGGTCAGCGCCACCAGCAGGGTCAGCCCGACGAACTTCTTGACCCCGCGGTACGCGGCGAGGAACCCGAAGACGAACAGCGGACCGGAATTGCCCTCCAGGTGCTGCCAGTTCACGTGCAGGAAGGGCGCGGAGAGCACGTCCGGCAGCCGGTCTACGCGCTGGGCCCGGATGCCGAAGTCGAGCGTGAGGCGGTAGTCGTCGATCCAGTTGACGAGCTGCAGCGCCCACACCGAACAGAGCAGGCCGAACATCACGAAGAACGCCCGGCGCGCCTCGGCGACCATGCGTGCGGGGTCGTCGGAGGGGAGCTGCTCGCCGTCCGTGGCTGGGCTGGTCATGACGCGACTATAGGGCGCCACCGCCCCGAACGGCCCGCGCCCAACCGGAGCAAATGGCGGATCATGTGAAGGAAGTGATCCCCGTACAGTGTTGATGCATCAACTGGTGCACACAGTCTCGTAGAGTTTGCGCGTGCCCTCTCTGCGTCAACCCGTGGGACCGTTGCCTGCCTCGATCTACTGGCGACGGCGTGTCGTCGTGCTCGCCGCCACGGCGGTCGTCATCGCGCTGGTCGCGTGGCTGGCCCTGGGCTCCGACGGCGGGAAGAAACCGCAGAAGGGCGCACTCCCCGCCCCCGCGCAGTCGATCACGCCGGGAGCAAGCCCCAGCGGTTCGGCGATCACCAGCCGGCCCGGCGGCACCGGCGGCAGCGGCAGCGGTTCCGGCGGCGTCTCCGGTTCCACCGGGGGTGACGTCAGCCTCACCGGCGGTGGCGCCAACGGCGGTTCGGGCGGCAGCGGCGGCACCACCGGCGGCTCGACCTCGGGCGGCTCGGACCCGGGGGTTCCTCGTCCGGTGCGGGCGGCGGCACGGGCAGCTCCACCGCCCAGCCCCCGGTCAACACCTCCGAGGTGATGGCCCTGCCCGCGTGCAGCGCCTCGCAGGTCTCCCTCGAACTCGCCAGTGCCCTCAACGCGTACACCGCGAAGGACAAGCCGCGGCTCGCGCTGACCGTCCGCAACACCTCCGGCTCCAACTGCCGGGTGGACCTGGGCCGTACCGTCTCGACCCTCACCGTCACCTCCACCAGCGGTGAGCGGGTCTGGTCCTCCGGCGACTGCCCGTCCGGCCGCCAGGCCACCTGGGTGCAGCTGGCCGCCGGCTCCGGCCTCACCGAGACCTTCGGCTGGGACCGCAGCCGAAGCAAGCCCGCGTGCGCCTCCACCGACGGCACCGCCGCCCAGCCGGGCAGCTACCTCGTCCAGGCGGACCTCGCCCTGCCGTCCGGCGGACAGGTCTCCGCCCGGACCTCCATGCGGCTGGAGGGCTGAGCCCGACCGACGCCCCTGCGGGGGTGCCGGCGGGCCGGCGGCCGGTGTCCACCGAGCGCTCCCGGCCGGACGAACGGGCCGGGGCTCAGACGTAGCGTTCGAGGATCGAGGACTCCGCGAGCCGGGACAGGCCCTCCCGGACGGAGCGGGCGCGGGTCTCGCCGACGCCCTCGACCGTCTGGAGGTCGTCGATGCTGGCGGCGAGGAGCTTCTGCAGACCGCCGAAGTGCTCGACCA
The Kitasatospora paranensis genome window above contains:
- a CDS encoding MDR family MFS transporter, whose translation is MSQQQVEAAADEPAAAQDPTEPAPRSPREIRLVMVGLVVTMLLAMLDNLIVGTAMPTIVGDLGGAEHLSWVVTAYTLATAASTPIWGKLGDLLGRKGTFLTSIVIFLVGSALSGLSQTMGQLIAFRAVQGLGAGGLMVGVMSIMGALIPPRDRGKYQGMFAAVMALATIGGPLIGGFITDHLSWHWTFYINLPLGIVALAVVVVTLHLPKVRTKAKIDYLGALLLTVGITSLVLITTWGGQQYAWGSKEILGLGALAAATLIGFCYVEQRVEEPMLPLGLFKNRNFAAVSVIGFIVGFAMFGAVTFLPLYQQTVQGASATNSGLLLMPMMFGMLVISLVVGQAITKTGKYRIYPIIGTAVMAGGSLLLSTLGTDTSRFTSACYMIVLGAGMGFLMQVTMLVAQNSVELKDMGVASSTATLFRTIGGSFGVALFGAIFTSRVTSTMKDRLGAAGAAKGGGKGSLSSMSPEALRKLDPRVQDAYHHAVSNGIHTVFLWGAVISLVAVAAALFLREVALRGSGSGEKAEPQLEAV
- a CDS encoding rhomboid family intramembrane serine protease, with protein sequence MTSPATDGEQLPSDDPARMVAEARRAFFVMFGLLCSVWALQLVNWIDDYRLTLDFGIRAQRVDRLPDVLSAPFLHVNWQHLEGNSGPLFVFGFLAAYRGVKKFVGLTLLVALTSGAAVWLFERDTVVTVGASGVIYGYFGYVVLRGLIDRNLIDSLIGLVMGASFAYILTTAVPGTPGVSWLAHLGGLVGGLAGAWLFRDRGRTGGRGPAARSGPSALSLRSARSAGAAVPGQSATPATSADSSRAALLKELDDLGL
- a CDS encoding helix-turn-helix domain-containing protein → MSTTQSPRSDTRARIVEVALELFASQGYEKTSLREIADRLGVTKAALYYHFKTKDDIVHGIVETMSAPIDDTIAWGEGKPWSPELRDELVRRFAAGMVERAPLLRFFHENQPALRESPAGLEFKQRMLAMIRLVQGPNADFRDRLRATMTLFSIHSALFLLKQDEQPEEGQDPCAAGRVENIAEAVEAALDVALEIASRIEPAGA
- a CDS encoding A/G-specific adenine glycosylase, with amino-acid sequence MAAITSPPSPATPSPAAPPAAPGAAPPTTWHGELHATVLDWYGANARDLPWRTASASPWAVMVSEFMLQQTPVKRVLPAYAAWLERWPTPADLAADAPGEAVRMWGRLGYPRRALRLHAAAVAITEQHGGRVPDDHAALLALPGVGEYTAAAVASFAFRQRHVVLDTNVRRVFARAVTGVEYPAQATTAAERRTAAEYLPATPETAATWAVAVMELGALVCTARGPECGACPLFDRCAWQRAGRPPYEGPARRGQTYEGTDRQARGRLLAVLRDAHGEVPQARLDEVWPDAVQRARALDGLVADGLVEPVAQGVYRLPR
- a CDS encoding M23 family metallopeptidase encodes the protein MRTLSDAARRLARSAADTLQSRSATSSVLSGGFRLDAAGLRKHRATVASGGVAALALGALLMPGHAAAQTTVRPTIPGSSVFTAAAAPHQEERLVQVGEPSTYKQPRSASAQDAVGVAHNLAPAEQPQPAQPAAQPQQQAPQQAQPQQPAAPAPQQQSAPGWSSPAPGAPTSNPYHRINHSYAAGFHTGVDFAVRTGTPLVSVGDATVVSAGWAGAYGNQVVLKLSDGHFAQYAHMSKLAVHAGQHVHAGDRVGLSGSTGNSTGPHLHFEIRTANRYGAVIDPIAYLSAHGATNF
- a CDS encoding threonine aldolase family protein, which translates into the protein MTNDFQQRRFAAYRSAGRLLSGTRPQSLREGLAALADGPDPGYDLDQRPDVYGDGVVRALEERVAALLGLPDAAFFPTGTMAQQVALRYWADRTGSRVVAMHPLAHPEVHERRALTRLTGLHTVWPTAEPRLPTPDELRSCEEHFGTVALELPLRDAGFVLPTWSELTATVGAARELGARVHLDGARLWESTPHLGHSLPEICALADSVYVSCYKTLGGLSGALLAGDGAFVREARVWRHRYGGQIFRQWPAALSALAGLERELPLLEGYVTHAREIAAALATIPGARVNPSPPHTHQFQLWLPYGADALAEAGLRLAEEQGLALFGHWAPSAVPGRSMTEVTVAGPATEWSGDEVVEAVTALLALLKP